The DNA sequence CTACTCATGTTATTCCGGTATGCTTTCTTGGTCTTGGTAATTGCTTAACTAATGACGGATTTAGTAATGAAAAATATCCAAGACTGAGGTTTCATTACATCTCTGATTGTCAATATAATGATAAATAAGCTGTAGTTTAAAATTTTCTGTTGCGATTCTTGTTTTCCATAAATCCCTTCATTAGTACCTCTTTAAGTGAGCATTATTATACAAATTGGTTACTCAGTATGTTATCATGATTCATTGTGGGATTTATAGATTGGGATTATGGAAAACATATCTAGTTTTATTGGCCTCAAGCAAATCTTCAGTATGGAATTCCACTACTTCAGTTCATATTTTCAGAACAACTAAGAAATTGATAAAGATGATAACATACCCAAGACCTCTCTTGATTGCTAGGTTGATCATTTTTTTGTATGTCATTCCCAGTTTATTGATGGTGAGCCCGATTATAAAGGAAGCTGTCGAACTAACATTGGTGGGTACCACATCACTGATTATATGAAGCAACTTCTCTCACTTAAATACCCTCATCATATGTGAGTATAATTTGGTTGGTTTCCAGTTCACTTGAATGGGGGACCGATTGAGTAATATTTCTGATTATGTGTATCTATGCAACAGGGCTAGGCTTACATGGGAGAAGGTTGAAGACCTGAAGATGGAGCACTGTTACATTGCTCCAGATTATGTGTCAGAAGCTCGGTTATTTCAGGTATTGATGATTGCCTTTTCCAATCCATTCGCCTATCCCAATCTCGTTAGTTAACTgttgatatattttttgttttcagagGGGGGCAAAGGAAGCTGAAGATAAAACAAGGATGTGGCAGCTTCCATGGGTTCCACCACCTACTGAGGAGCCCCCTTCTGAAGAAGAGATTGCAAGAAAGGCAGCCATTAAAGAGAAACAAGGTCAACGATTGCGAGAAATGGCTGAGGCGAAGAGATCTTCTAGGATAAATGAACTGGAGAATGAATCACACGGGTTGGAGTTTCTTCTAAAACAGCTTGAACAGGTTGAAGAGCCTGATATACCATCGTTCTTGTCAGCCACTGGCTATGTCTCCAAGAAGGAAGTAGAATCTGCCCTGGTGAAGGTAAGACAATCGTTACTGAAAACAAAAGGTGAaccaaagggtgaacaagctgaGCTTGACGAGAAGACAGATCCTGCAGGAAGCGAAAGGTTTCCTCTTTTAAATATACCTGACAACATGCTTACCTCTGAGCAGGTATGCTTTTATGCCAACTTTCTTTCACATTCCCACCATTTTGAATTCGTTGTGTATTGCACTTTTAGGATGTGTGCATAAACTGCACACATTCATTGCTCTTAACACTTATTTATGACTTGAAAAACCTGAGGTCCTCTCTGTAAACCTAACATTTGAAGGCATCAACCAGATAGCATTTGAGCTTTTTCCTTATATTCATCTTGCTTTTAGGTTTTCACATCATCGTTAATGGAGTCCTTTGGTACTGTTCTCTTGACAGCTGAAGGAGAAAAAGAGACAGTTGTTTCTAAAAACCACATCTGAAGGTCGGCAGCGAGCTAAACAGAAGCGTCATGAAGAAGAATTAGAGCGGGAAAAGAGAAATCAACAAGATGAGAAAAAACGTTTGTATGTGTTGAcacatggttttttattttggcaACGTAAAACAAAATCAGTTTATTGTGATCAGGCTTTAAGGAGAGAAAACCattcatgtttattaaaattaagattttatatGGTTCACTGTTTAGCATTCTAGATTCCTCATGATGATTTTATAAGTTTTGGAAATGTGTATCATCTCCTCgttaattattattttctctttgtattgtAGAGAAAACCCGGAGGTTTATTTAGAGCAGTTGCATGCTAAATATAAAGATCTTTCAGAGAAAGTTGAACAGAGAAAACGACTTAAGACAAATGGTGGGGGTCATACAAATGGAAATAATTTTTCTGGAAATGTTGGCCGTGGCGAGAGATTAAATGCTGCACAGAGGGAAAGGATGCGCCTTTTGACAACAGCAGCTTTTGATCGCGGCAAGGGTGAGGATACTTTTGGCGCAAAAGATGAAGATTGGCAACTATACAAACTCATGAGCAAAGAtaacgatgatgatgatgagggaCCAGATGTGGATGAAGCAGAGCTAGCGCGTCTCTCTTCTAGGCTCAAGGTCTGTTTATTCTGCTTCACTTAAGTGCTGGCTGTGGTTTACCTTTGTAGTTTTGATCCtaattatttgttttggttcattGCTTTGACAGGAAGTGGACCCGACATTTGTTCCCAAACCAGATATTGCAAACCCTCAATCTGCTGAAGCACCAAAGTTTCGTCCTCTTACCCAGGAAgattttcaaattgttttcgGTGTTGAAAGGTTCAGGTGCCCAGAGGTCTTATTTTGTCCCAACTGGATTGGAATCGACCAGGCAGGCTTAGATGAGATGGCTGGGGTGTCGCTGAGGAGGCTGCCAACTAAGGGCCAAGAGCTGGAGGAGAGGCTAACCAGTTCAATATTTATGACTGGTGGGAGTAGTCTTTTTCCTGGCATGAGCGAGCGCTTGGAGGCAGGAATCCGGATGATTCGGCCGTGTGGTTCACCCATAAGGATAGTCAAAGCATTGGATCCGATTCTAGATGCATGGCGTGGGGCTTCCGCTTATGCCGCCGCCTCCCACTTCCCGACACAAACTTTCAGTAAGGAAGACTACTATGAGAAGGGTGAAGACTGCGTTCGCAGATACCAATTTCGGTATTATACATTGTAGTTGTTTAGGTCACCTTTATGCCTTGATATATGCCATTATTGGTGTTGTCAAACGTAGATTGCAGAGAACATGTTAAACATTGACGATGAGCATCTCAATTTCAAACAACTTTTTCTTACTAAATGTGTCATTTGTCAATTTATGTGGCAATTTGGTGTAAAAGTTTGCTCCTCTAAACTTTCACTCCAATCTACTTTAACTTGTGTGGGGCTTCCATACCATGTCATTTGTAGGGTTTCTCTTACTTTTACTGTGGATTTTATTCTCTTTAGACTCCACATTTGTCTCATTTAGTGTGATAGTTGCTCTACTAGGCCGTACTCGAGTGACAATCGGACTTATTCAACCCAAAACCAATCCCTAAAAGAACTTCTTTGGCATGACATGACATAGTAACGTTTCGTTGTTGATGCATAGATATT is a window from the Pyrus communis chromosome 16, drPyrComm1.1, whole genome shotgun sequence genome containing:
- the LOC137720315 gene encoding actin-related protein 5 isoform X2, with protein sequence MAELLFETYGVPSIAYGVDAAFSYKYNQQHGVCDKDGLVICPGFTTTHVIPFIDGEPDYKGSCRTNIGGYHITDYMKQLLSLKYPHHMARLTWEKVEDLKMEHCYIAPDYVSEARLFQRGAKEAEDKTRMWQLPWVPPPTEEPPSEEEIARKAAIKEKQGQRLREMAEAKRSSRINELENESHGLEFLLKQLEQVEEPDIPSFLSATGYVSKKEVESALVKVRQSLLKTKGEPKGEQAELDEKTDPAGSERFPLLNIPDNMLTSEQLKEKKRQLFLKTTSEGRQRAKQKRHEEELEREKRNQQDEKKRLENPEVYLEQLHAKYKDLSEKVEQRKRLKTNGGGHTNGNNFSGNVGRGERLNAAQRERMRLLTTAAFDRGKGEDTFGAKDEDWQLYKLMSKDNDDDDEGPDVDEAELARLSSRLKEVDPTFVPKPDIANPQSAEAPKFRPLTQEDFQIVFGVERFRCPEVLFCPNWIGIDQAGLDEMAGVSLRRLPTKGQELEERLTSSIFMTGGSSLFPGMSERLEAGIRMIRPCGSPIRIVKALDPILDAWRGASAYAAASHFPTQTFSKEDYYEKGEDCVRRYQFRYYTL
- the LOC137720315 gene encoding actin-related protein 5 isoform X1 encodes the protein MPFISKIQRQSDYRRFPSSTPIVIDNGASYFRIGWAGEAEPRVIFRNIVQRPRHKATGETVTIVGDHDPALLKYFDCTRSGPRSAFDNNVVFQFEIMEYILDFAFDRLGANGSQIDHPILITECVCNPFHSRSKMAELLFETYGVPSIAYGVDAAFSYKYNQQHGVCDKDGLVICPGFTTTHVIPFIDGEPDYKGSCRTNIGGYHITDYMKQLLSLKYPHHMARLTWEKVEDLKMEHCYIAPDYVSEARLFQRGAKEAEDKTRMWQLPWVPPPTEEPPSEEEIARKAAIKEKQGQRLREMAEAKRSSRINELENESHGLEFLLKQLEQVEEPDIPSFLSATGYVSKKEVESALVKVRQSLLKTKGEPKGEQAELDEKTDPAGSERFPLLNIPDNMLTSEQLKEKKRQLFLKTTSEGRQRAKQKRHEEELEREKRNQQDEKKRLENPEVYLEQLHAKYKDLSEKVEQRKRLKTNGGGHTNGNNFSGNVGRGERLNAAQRERMRLLTTAAFDRGKGEDTFGAKDEDWQLYKLMSKDNDDDDEGPDVDEAELARLSSRLKEVDPTFVPKPDIANPQSAEAPKFRPLTQEDFQIVFGVERFRCPEVLFCPNWIGIDQAGLDEMAGVSLRRLPTKGQELEERLTSSIFMTGGSSLFPGMSERLEAGIRMIRPCGSPIRIVKALDPILDAWRGASAYAAASHFPTQTFSKEDYYEKGEDCVRRYQFRYYTL